The Candidatus Woesearchaeota archaeon genome window below encodes:
- a CDS encoding SMC family ATPase translates to MIFKSIKLHNIRSYTDETIVFPEGTILLSGDIGAGKSTILHAIEFALFGFIRGSLEGDALLRNGKHEGCVELASEISKKSVIIHRNLRRSNSVKQESGFIIIDDVKTDCTAIELKAKILELLGYSDDLLTKTKDLIYRYTVYTPQEAMKRILLESKETRLETLRRVFNVEKYKKIRENAIIIVKQLKLQRAYFEGLVHDIPEKEAQIKEYKLKIKELEANLQELLPQMSFIKDQQHEKRVQLQQQQQQVQEYYNAKQALAVEETRLRNLHELKEKIAVQAEKNSLHKEALKKELQSLVIEKPTDMPRDEIERSLQKLDEEYQEYKERQLRNQEELLFNTKTITQLRQEIEQKKIVLNCFELKKTTWEKLKSSKKDINFLKQEILNLEKNISVVAGYVTEHEITIDRAVKVKEKLAELNKCPTCLQEVNEEHKAEVYMLKERECHEAKKHLMVLNAEKKASEQQVYASRQALEQAQRRELEQEKLQVELASLERVDHEIKDKEKLLEKAEEIRSHIIKEQELLKEYKPEEYVQKRNQYKLFLEQWQKYHEINQQRQVKISRLSELETEEQMLSKNNGLASNELLVTKDKIMVASSKLQETKESEIRYKQFEQELEQLNLQEKKLSIEKTKLETEKQYSIELLEKRKQELDEKLVFQKKITAINQYTNWLNKFFVNITFVIEKQVMLQVYHEFNRIFIDWFKLLMGDEMISVRLDEEFTPVIEQNGYELDITSVSGGERTAVCLAYRLALNKVINEFMNSIATKDILILDEPTEGFSHEQLDQLKDVLGELLIKQVIMVSHEAKIESFVDTVIKIEKTGHISRVSFQK, encoded by the coding sequence ATGATTTTTAAATCAATCAAACTGCACAATATTCGTTCGTATACTGATGAAACAATTGTTTTTCCAGAAGGCACTATATTGCTTTCAGGCGATATTGGCGCTGGAAAATCAACTATTCTCCATGCCATAGAATTTGCGTTATTTGGTTTTATTCGAGGGAGTCTTGAAGGCGATGCTCTTCTTCGGAATGGCAAGCATGAAGGTTGCGTGGAATTAGCCAGTGAAATCAGCAAAAAATCAGTTATTATCCATCGTAATCTGCGGAGATCCAATAGTGTCAAACAAGAAAGTGGTTTTATTATTATTGATGATGTTAAAACAGACTGCACTGCTATAGAATTAAAAGCAAAAATATTGGAGCTGCTTGGCTATTCTGATGATCTCCTTACCAAGACCAAAGACCTGATTTATCGTTACACCGTGTATACGCCGCAGGAAGCAATGAAGCGTATTTTGCTGGAAAGTAAAGAAACAAGGCTTGAAACATTGAGGAGAGTATTCAATGTTGAAAAATATAAAAAAATCAGAGAAAATGCAATAATTATTGTCAAACAGTTGAAATTACAGCGCGCTTATTTTGAAGGGCTTGTACACGATATCCCTGAAAAAGAAGCTCAAATAAAAGAATATAAGCTGAAGATAAAAGAGCTGGAAGCTAATCTTCAAGAATTGTTGCCGCAGATGAGCTTCATAAAAGATCAGCAGCATGAAAAAAGAGTTCAGCTTCAACAGCAGCAGCAGCAGGTGCAGGAATACTATAATGCTAAACAAGCCTTGGCAGTTGAAGAAACAAGGTTAAGGAATCTTCATGAATTAAAAGAAAAAATAGCAGTGCAGGCTGAAAAAAACAGTCTGCACAAAGAAGCATTAAAAAAAGAACTGCAATCCCTTGTTATTGAAAAACCAACTGACATGCCGCGCGATGAAATAGAGCGCTCATTGCAAAAACTTGATGAAGAATATCAGGAATATAAAGAACGGCAGCTGAGAAACCAGGAAGAATTATTGTTCAATACAAAAACAATTACGCAGCTCCGTCAGGAAATAGAGCAAAAAAAAATAGTTCTTAATTGTTTTGAATTAAAAAAAACAACATGGGAAAAATTGAAGAGCAGCAAAAAAGATATAAATTTTTTGAAGCAAGAAATACTTAACCTTGAAAAAAATATTTCTGTTGTTGCTGGTTATGTCACTGAGCATGAAATTACTATTGATCGAGCAGTAAAAGTAAAGGAAAAGCTAGCTGAGCTAAATAAATGCCCTACTTGTCTCCAGGAAGTTAATGAAGAACACAAAGCAGAAGTATATATGCTTAAAGAGAGAGAATGCCATGAGGCTAAAAAGCATTTAATGGTGTTGAATGCTGAAAAGAAAGCTAGTGAACAGCAAGTCTATGCTAGCCGTCAAGCGCTCGAACAAGCCCAGCGTCGGGAGCTGGAGCAGGAAAAGCTCCAGGTTGAACTTGCTTCACTGGAACGAGTGGATCATGAGATTAAAGATAAAGAAAAACTTCTAGAAAAAGCAGAAGAGATTAGAAGTCATATTATCAAAGAACAAGAGTTGCTGAAAGAATATAAACCAGAAGAATATGTGCAAAAGCGGAACCAGTATAAATTGTTTCTTGAGCAATGGCAAAAATATCACGAAATCAATCAGCAGCGCCAGGTAAAAATTAGTCGGCTTTCAGAGCTTGAAACAGAAGAACAAATGCTTTCTAAAAACAACGGGCTAGCAAGCAATGAATTGCTTGTTACAAAAGATAAGATAATGGTTGCAAGCAGTAAACTGCAAGAAACAAAGGAAAGCGAAATAAGATATAAACAGTTTGAGCAGGAACTTGAGCAATTAAATCTTCAAGAGAAGAAGCTTTCTATAGAAAAAACAAAGTTAGAAACCGAAAAACAGTATAGTATTGAACTGCTGGAAAAACGAAAGCAGGAACTTGATGAGAAATTAGTTTTTCAAAAGAAAATTACTGCGATTAATCAGTACACCAACTGGTTGAACAAATTTTTTGTTAATATCACCTTTGTTATTGAAAAGCAGGTTATGCTTCAGGTATATCATGAATTCAATCGTATCTTCATCGATTGGTTTAAGCTCTTGATGGGTGATGAAATGATCAGTGTGCGTTTAGATGAGGAATTTACCCCAGTTATTGAGCAAAATGGCTATGAACTTGATATTACTAGTGTTTCAGGTGGTGAACGAACTGCTGTTTGTCTAGCATACAGGCTTGCGTTAAACAAAGTAATTAATGAATTTATGAATTCTATTGCAACGAAGGATATTCTTATTCTTGATGAGCCTACTGAGGGTTTTAGCCATGAACAATTAGATCAGCTTAAAGACGTATTAGGCGAGCTTCTTATTAAACAGGTAATTATGGTCAGTCATGAAGCTAAAATAGAGAGTTTTGTTGATACGGTGATTAAAATCGAGAAAACAGGTCATATAAGCAGAGTATCTTTCCAGAAATAA
- a CDS encoding SIS domain-containing protein, producing MPETETIDPIKQVILDMPVHIVKAVEIIGGYAIPDAVDTVLIIGMGGSGIAGRILKTYLRNTKLRVDVVNDYTIPLYVDKRTLVFVCSYSGNTEETVAAYKEASKRRAKCIGLFTGGKLKDIFKLNDNHYFIMPLFPEPRYSSPTMFFMMLRILENSKLIPSQVDFIKETIAALKSPKIHEVAYDLGLSLRDKTPLIYASDHLYSVAYRWKCDFNENSEVHAFAGLMPEVCHNELMGFRKKASDYHVIFLKDAEETAVMKKRFEVMKQLVKSRGFATTEILVTGSNELTRLCTAFLIGSLASYYLALEEKVEPREAILIKELKERLKR from the coding sequence ATGCCAGAAACCGAAACTATTGATCCGATTAAACAGGTTATTCTCGACATGCCTGTGCATATTGTAAAAGCAGTAGAAATTATTGGCGGCTATGCAATTCCTGATGCAGTTGATACCGTTTTGATTATAGGGATGGGTGGCAGCGGGATTGCAGGAAGAATTCTTAAAACTTATTTGAGAAATACTAAACTACGTGTTGATGTTGTTAATGATTATACTATTCCCCTGTATGTAGATAAAAGAACCTTGGTTTTTGTTTGCAGTTATTCAGGCAATACTGAAGAAACTGTTGCAGCATACAAAGAAGCATCAAAGAGAAGAGCTAAATGCATTGGGTTATTTACTGGCGGCAAATTAAAGGATATTTTCAAGCTTAATGACAATCATTATTTTATTATGCCTTTGTTTCCAGAGCCTCGCTATTCTTCCCCAACAATGTTTTTCATGATGCTTCGTATTCTTGAAAATTCTAAACTTATTCCGTCACAAGTTGACTTTATCAAAGAAACAATAGCAGCATTAAAAAGCCCTAAAATTCATGAAGTTGCTTATGACTTAGGATTAAGCTTGCGCGATAAAACGCCGTTGATCTATGCATCAGATCATCTTTATTCAGTTGCATACCGTTGGAAATGTGACTTCAATGAAAATAGTGAAGTTCATGCATTTGCAGGATTAATGCCTGAAGTTTGCCATAATGAACTCATGGGTTTCAGAAAAAAGGCATCAGACTACCATGTTATTTTCCTCAAAGACGCAGAAGAAACTGCTGTGATGAAAAAACGGTTTGAAGTAATGAAACAATTAGTTAAAAGCAGAGGTTTTGCAACAACAGAAATATTAGTTACTGGTTCAAATGAGCTGACAAGATTGTGTACAGCATTCCTCATTGGAAGTTTAGCAAGTTATTATCTTGCCTTAGAAGAAAAAGTAGAACCGCGAGAAGCAATCTTGATTAAAGAATTGAAAGAGAGATTGAAGAGATAG
- a CDS encoding 50S ribosomal protein L15e translates to MGLYQHIRKVWNKPKESLGPLWQERLIAWRQENSSTRIERPTRIDRARSLGYKAKEGVIVVRQRVPRGGHYRSKPSGGRRPKRFGRRKDLHKNYQWIAEERANKRYVNCEVLNSYYVAHDGQYYWYEIILVDKNHPAIKRDHELSWITEAQHTGRVYRGLTSAARKSRGLRNKGIGAEKARPSLRAHDRKMR, encoded by the coding sequence ATGGGATTATACCAGCATATTAGAAAAGTATGGAACAAGCCTAAAGAAAGCTTAGGTCCTTTATGGCAGGAAAGGCTTATTGCCTGGAGGCAAGAAAATTCTAGCACGAGAATTGAACGGCCTACAAGAATTGATCGCGCTCGATCACTTGGTTATAAAGCTAAAGAAGGTGTTATTGTCGTGCGGCAGCGAGTTCCTCGAGGAGGACATTATCGCTCAAAACCTTCTGGCGGGCGAAGACCAAAACGTTTTGGAAGAAGAAAAGATCTTCATAAAAATTATCAATGGATTGCAGAAGAACGAGCAAATAAAAGATATGTTAACTGCGAAGTTCTCAATAGTTATTACGTCGCCCATGATGGTCAATATTATTGGTATGAAATTATCCTCGTAGATAAAAATCATCCAGCAATTAAGCGCGATCATGAATTATCATGGATCACTGAAGCGCAACATACAGGGCGAGTCTATCGAGGCTTGACCAGCGCTGCAAGAAAAAGCCGTGGCTTGAGAAACAAAGGTATTGGCGCAGAAAAGGCGCGACCAAGTTTGCGAGCGCATGATAGGAAAATGAGATAG
- a CDS encoding HNH endonuclease: MSQADLIMEYYKKHPKREIPHPEIVDWVVAEFKKRIGKVFRDPDRAIRKLSQEGQLIKINKGVYKYDPDFVHNRELEDFTPAQKEEIFKRDNYRCVICGRGKADGIEIQADHIKPKELGGKAEISNGQTLCAQHNFQKKYYKQTETGKRMFIRLYELAKANNDKELIKFCEDVLQVYEKNNINGHIVWKK; encoded by the coding sequence ATGTCGCAAGCTGATTTAATTATGGAATATTATAAGAAACATCCTAAGAGAGAGATACCTCATCCTGAAATTGTTGACTGGGTTGTTGCTGAGTTTAAAAAAAGAATAGGAAAAGTATTTAGAGATCCTGACAGAGCAATTAGAAAATTATCGCAAGAAGGACAACTTATCAAAATAAATAAAGGAGTTTACAAATATGACCCTGATTTCGTACATAATAGAGAACTTGAAGATTTTACACCCGCACAAAAAGAAGAAATTTTTAAGAGAGATAATTATAGATGTGTAATCTGCGGTAGAGGAAAAGCAGATGGTATTGAAATTCAAGCAGACCATATTAAACCAAAAGAATTAGGCGGTAAAGCTGAAATTTCTAATGGACAAACTCTCTGTGCACAACATAATTTTCAAAAGAAATACTATAAACAAACTGAAACTGGAAAAAGAATGTTTATACGACTTTATGAACTTGCAAAAGCAAACAACGATAAAGAACTGATTAAATTCTGTGAAGATGTTCTACAAGTATATGAGAAAAATAATATTAATGGACATATAGTTTGGAAAAAATAA
- a CDS encoding site-specific DNA-methyltransferase → MKGEVFFNHEKSKIVCEDVLSTDKIPKNSVDLIVTSPPYNVDIKYNSHNDKISYEKYLEFSHKWLSRCFEWLKDDGRLCLNIPLDKNKDGQQSVGADFTTIAKKIGYKYHSTIIWNEGNISRRTAWGSWLSASAPYVIAPVELILILYKQDWKKKEKKESDITRQEFMDWTNGLWTFQGQSKKGAGGHPAPFPVELPRRCIKLFSFVGDVVLDPFMGSGSTLIAAVSNNRKSIGIDVDVKYCAIAKKRIIAEANLFEKKLHEMKVEKEKPITTKRTDFNPTQKLLDVTVN, encoded by the coding sequence ATGAAGGGTGAAGTTTTTTTTAATCATGAAAAATCGAAGATAGTCTGCGAAGATGTACTTTCAACAGATAAAATTCCTAAAAATAGTGTTGATTTAATTGTTACATCTCCACCTTATAATGTTGATATTAAATATAATTCTCATAATGACAAAATAAGTTATGAAAAATATTTAGAATTTAGTCATAAATGGTTGTCCAGATGTTTTGAATGGTTAAAAGATGATGGGAGATTATGTCTAAATATTCCCTTAGATAAAAATAAAGATGGTCAGCAGAGTGTTGGTGCAGATTTTACAACTATTGCAAAAAAAATAGGTTATAAGTATCATTCTACAATTATCTGGAATGAAGGAAATATTTCAAGAAGAACTGCTTGGGGTTCTTGGCTAAGTGCATCTGCTCCTTATGTAATTGCACCGGTAGAACTAATCCTAATTTTGTATAAGCAGGATTGGAAAAAGAAAGAAAAGAAAGAGTCAGATATAACTCGACAAGAATTTATGGATTGGACTAATGGTTTATGGACTTTTCAAGGGCAAAGTAAAAAAGGAGCTGGAGGTCATCCTGCACCGTTTCCCGTTGAGTTACCAAGAAGATGTATTAAATTATTTAGTTTTGTGGGAGATGTTGTTTTAGATCCTTTTATGGGAAGTGGTTCTACATTAATAGCTGCTGTTTCCAATAATAGAAAATCAATAGGAATTGATGTTGATGTAAAATATTGTGCTATAGCAAAAAAAAGGATAATTGCTGAAGCAAATCTTTTTGAAAAGAAATTACATGAAATGAAAGTCGAGAAAGAAAAACCCATCACTACAAAAAGAACGGATTTCAATCCTACTCAGAAATTGCTCGATGTTACTGTCAATTAA
- a CDS encoding alpha/beta fold hydrolase, whose amino-acid sequence MTAILLVHGLSATNQIFDDLEKRLKRKKYIVYNPLLPGHGTVPEDLTKVSYQHLVDFLKRYIKPIIKQYKQVIVIAESFGANIALDAVAKKYIKGMIFLGTALKVRKEWLYQGIISFL is encoded by the coding sequence ATGACTGCAATCCTCCTTGTTCATGGGTTAAGCGCTACTAATCAAATATTTGATGACTTAGAAAAGCGATTAAAACGAAAAAAATACATAGTATATAACCCTTTATTACCTGGACATGGAACTGTACCCGAAGATTTAACAAAAGTTTCCTATCAGCATCTTGTTGATTTCTTGAAAAGGTATATTAAACCAATTATCAAACAATATAAACAAGTAATAGTTATTGCTGAATCATTTGGCGCAAATATTGCTCTTGATGCTGTTGCTAAAAAATATATTAAAGGAATGATTTTCCTCGGAACTGCGCTTAAAGTGCGAAAAGAATGGTTATACCAAGGAATAATCTCTTTTCTCTAA
- a CDS encoding DUF86 domain-containing protein: MNKKRITSLLDFLDQYNQELEEHLPESYQEYVSQQKRYCERLLQLLIEVCIDVCQAIIRELKLGLPSDEDNMFKTLYEKKIISEEMALKLKNMKAFRNVLIHHYTKIEDQRVYDNIMENRKDFLEFKNEIKEYLKTLKK, translated from the coding sequence ATGAATAAAAAGAGAATTACCTCATTGCTTGATTTTTTAGATCAATATAACCAAGAATTAGAAGAACATCTTCCTGAATCTTATCAAGAGTATGTCTCTCAACAAAAGAGATATTGTGAAAGGTTATTGCAATTATTGATTGAGGTTTGTATTGATGTTTGCCAAGCAATTATTAGAGAATTAAAACTTGGTCTGCCTTCTGATGAAGACAATATGTTTAAGACGCTATATGAAAAAAAAATTATTTCTGAAGAGATGGCGCTTAAACTTAAAAACATGAAAGCATTTAGGAATGTGTTAATCCACCATTATACTAAGATAGAGGATCAAAGAGTTTATGATAATATTATGGAGAATAGAAAGGATTTTCTAGAATTTAAAAATGAGATTAAGGAATATTTAAAAACTCTCAAAAAGTAG
- a CDS encoding nucleotidyltransferase domain-containing protein: METDKIKINVMMQNKVIQEIIEKAKKDKQVLAVSIFGSVARGEQYSRDIDICIFLKPHKYTSYELSGKLLEYAHHNEKYDVQIFQHLPLYIRIPIINEGKIIFCKDEDALYDLYFGTLRDYEHFKPIYEGYLEAVLNE, from the coding sequence ATGGAAACAGATAAGATCAAAATCAATGTAATGATGCAGAATAAGGTCATTCAAGAAATCATTGAAAAAGCAAAAAAAGATAAACAGGTATTAGCTGTAAGCATATTCGGCAGTGTTGCAAGAGGAGAACAATATTCCCGCGATATTGATATTTGTATTTTTCTGAAGCCTCATAAGTATACTTCTTATGAATTATCAGGTAAATTGTTAGAATATGCTCATCATAATGAAAAGTATGACGTTCAAATCTTTCAGCATCTTCCATTGTACATCAGAATACCAATAATCAATGAAGGGAAAATCATCTTCTGTAAAGATGAAGATGCCTTGTATGATCTTTATTTTGGAACACTTCGTGATTATGAACATTTTAAACCCATTTATGAAGGTTATCTGGAGGCTGTTCTTAATGAATAA
- the mutL gene encoding DNA mismatch repair endonuclease MutL, with the protein MGVIKELDQDLINKIAAGEVIERPASVVKELVENAIDAHARTIIISVIEGGKSLIKISDNGCGISSDEAELALKRHTTSKIETLNDLFNIKSLGFRGEALASIASVSSMELVTKTAEEDTGTYLEVVSGDIVQKKSVAANKGTAISVHNLFFNVPARKQHQKTIATEFRYILELVTHYALIHPEINITLIHNEKEVLNAPSTEDVLTNIASVYGRGLCGDLLPVDFSFFDLHVSGFISIPGKARNDKNFQSIFVNKRFVHNYLIQKAVYDGYGSLLFHGKHPVFVLNVTIDPKKIDVNVHPTKAQIRIEKESDVYISVKNAVIKTLKEHNLVPEMFSNKQDFPRDINAKLVIDPFPQEEQLYLDEDVDLLRKKEVGIRILGRIYQTFIIAEDDKGMLLIDQHAAHERVMFEKFMQQYQNKAIKVQQLLQPIMLELSALETDVVINNISILENCGIFIEEFGKNTFLVRSLPSIFARQQDKNIVLAIIGELGSGELKTISLVKEERIAMAACRSVVKAHDILEMPELYALLQELFSCKNPYSCPHGRPSMIHYSLYDLEKKFKRRV; encoded by the coding sequence ATGGGTGTTATAAAAGAGCTTGATCAGGACCTTATAAATAAAATAGCAGCTGGAGAAGTCATTGAACGGCCTGCTTCAGTAGTCAAAGAATTAGTGGAAAATGCTATTGATGCGCATGCAAGGACCATCATTATTTCGGTTATAGAAGGTGGAAAGTCACTGATTAAAATATCTGACAATGGTTGCGGCATTTCCTCTGATGAAGCAGAACTTGCTCTCAAACGGCATACGACTTCTAAAATCGAAACGCTCAATGATTTGTTTAACATAAAATCTCTTGGTTTTAGGGGGGAAGCGCTTGCAAGCATTGCTTCAGTAAGCAGCATGGAACTTGTTACTAAAACTGCTGAAGAAGATACTGGCACCTATCTTGAAGTTGTTTCTGGAGATATAGTGCAGAAAAAATCAGTTGCAGCCAACAAAGGCACTGCTATTTCAGTGCATAATCTTTTTTTCAATGTTCCTGCTCGAAAACAACATCAAAAAACTATTGCCACTGAATTTAGGTATATTCTTGAATTAGTAACACACTATGCACTGATTCATCCTGAAATCAATATTACTTTGATTCATAATGAAAAAGAAGTGCTTAATGCTCCTTCCACCGAAGATGTCCTTACCAATATTGCTTCAGTATATGGAAGAGGATTATGCGGAGATTTACTGCCAGTTGATTTTTCTTTTTTTGATCTCCATGTTTCAGGATTTATTTCAATTCCTGGAAAAGCGAGAAATGATAAGAATTTCCAGAGCATTTTTGTTAATAAGAGATTTGTCCACAATTATCTTATTCAGAAAGCAGTCTATGACGGTTATGGGAGCTTATTATTTCATGGAAAACATCCTGTGTTTGTCTTGAATGTAACTATTGATCCAAAAAAAATAGATGTTAATGTGCATCCAACAAAAGCGCAAATCAGAATAGAAAAAGAATCAGATGTTTATATCAGTGTTAAAAATGCTGTGATAAAAACATTGAAAGAACATAATCTTGTTCCTGAAATGTTCAGCAATAAGCAAGATTTTCCTCGCGACATCAATGCAAAACTGGTTATTGATCCATTCCCTCAAGAAGAACAGCTGTACCTTGATGAAGATGTTGATCTGCTCAGGAAAAAAGAAGTGGGGATAAGAATATTGGGGAGAATTTATCAGACCTTTATTATTGCTGAAGATGATAAAGGAATGCTGCTCATTGACCAGCATGCTGCACATGAAAGAGTTATGTTTGAAAAATTTATGCAGCAATATCAGAATAAAGCTATTAAAGTACAGCAATTGCTGCAGCCTATTATGCTTGAATTAAGCGCTTTAGAAACTGATGTGGTTATTAATAATATAAGCATTTTAGAGAACTGTGGAATTTTTATAGAAGAGTTTGGAAAGAATACGTTTCTTGTTCGAAGTTTGCCAAGCATTTTTGCGCGGCAACAAGATAAAAATATAGTTTTAGCAATAATTGGTGAATTAGGAAGCGGCGAACTTAAAACCATTAGCTTAGTTAAAGAAGAACGAATTGCGATGGCAGCATGCAGAAGCGTTGTTAAAGCGCATGATATTCTTGAAATGCCCGAGTTGTATGCATTATTACAAGAATTATTCAGCTGCAAGAATCCTTATTCCTGCCCTCATGGAAGACCTTCTATGATCCATTATAGTTTGTATGATTTAGAAAAGAAGTTTAAGAGAAGAGTTTAA
- a CDS encoding AbrB/MazE/SpoVT family DNA-binding domain-containing protein, with translation MELLVKTKKWGNSVAVVLPSSVVRQQNIKPGDELNLAVEKKGTVLRELYGALKFTKSTEALIKEARKDLAGKWLK, from the coding sequence ATGGAATTGCTCGTAAAAACGAAAAAATGGGGGAACTCAGTAGCAGTTGTTCTACCCAGTTCAGTTGTTCGGCAGCAAAATATAAAACCAGGTGATGAGCTTAACCTTGCAGTAGAAAAAAAAGGAACAGTTCTCAGAGAACTTTATGGAGCATTAAAGTTCACAAAATCAACAGAAGCGCTCATTAAAGAAGCAAGAAAAGATTTAGCAGGAAAGTGGTTAAAATGA
- a CDS encoding PIN domain-containing protein has product MKYLDTYALVEIAHCNHKFSQYLDEDFIINDLTLTEFYYVLLKEVKDNQYHLAEYWFKKLQPYSKPVTISLLIKAADFRFKYRKKNLSFFDAIGYIFARQHNLIFVTGDKEFEKLPGIEFAKK; this is encoded by the coding sequence ATGAAGTATCTTGATACCTATGCACTTGTTGAAATTGCTCATTGTAATCATAAGTTTAGTCAATATTTAGATGAAGATTTTATTATAAATGACCTTACCCTTACAGAGTTTTATTATGTCTTATTGAAAGAAGTAAAAGATAATCAATATCACCTAGCAGAATACTGGTTTAAAAAACTACAGCCCTATTCAAAACCCGTGACTATTTCTTTGTTGATCAAAGCAGCTGATTTTAGATTTAAATATCGTAAAAAAAATCTTTCTTTTTTTGACGCAATTGGTTATATATTTGCTCGACAGCATAATCTTATTTTTGTCACTGGTGATAAAGAATTTGAAAAATTACCAGGGATTGAATTTGCTAAAAAATAA